A genomic stretch from Tenrec ecaudatus isolate mTenEca1 chromosome 17, mTenEca1.hap1, whole genome shotgun sequence includes:
- the HAAO gene encoding 3-hydroxyanthranilate 3,4-dioxygenase, giving the protein MEGSVRVKAWVQGNRSSFLPPVCNKLLHKEQLKVMFVGGPNLRKDYHIEEGEEVFYQLEGDMVLKVLEQGRHRDVVIRQGEIFLLPAGVPHSPQRFANTVGLVIERRRLQTEMDGLRYYVGDTTDVLFEKWFYCEDLGTQLVPIIQEFFSSEQYRTGKPIPDQLVKEPPFPLSTRPVMEPIDLGAWLDGHRLELQAGAQLSLFGDTYETQVVVHGQGSNKGLRQNVDVWLWQLEGSSVVTMRGQRLSLAPDDSLLVPAGTSYVWEHAEGSVALSVTQDPTCKKPLR; this is encoded by the exons ATGGAAGGGTCTGTGAGAGTGAAAGCCTGGGTGCAAGGAAACCgctcctccttcctgcccccagtctgCAACAAGCTCCT GCACAAGGAGCAGCTCAAAGTCATGTTTGTCGGGGGCCCCAACCTCAGGAAGGACTATCACatcgaggagggggaggag GTGTTCTACCAGCTGGAAGGTGACATGGTTCTCAAAGTCCTGGAGCAAGGCAGACACCGGGACGTGGTCATTCGCCAGGGAGAG ATATTCCTTCTGCCTGCGGGGGTCCCCCACTCACCGCAGAGGTTTGCCAACACGGTGGGGTTGGTGATAGAGAGGAGGCGACTGCAAACCGAGATGGATGGGCTCAG GTACTACGTGGGCGACACCACGGACGTCCTGTTTGAGAAGTGGTTCTACTGTGAGGACCTCGGCACACAGTTGGTGCCCATCATCCAAGA GTTCTTCAGCTCTGAGCAGTACAGAACCGGAAAGCCTATTCCTG ACCAGCTGGTGAAGGAGCCGCCGTTCCCCCTGAGCACACGGCCTGTCATGGAGCCCATAGACCTGGGTGCTTGGCTGGATGGCCACCGCCTAGAGCTGCAGGCCGGCGCACAACTCAGCCTGTTCGGGGACACGTACGAGACCCAG GTGGTGGTCCACGGACAAGGCAGCAACAAAGGCCTGAGACAGAATGTGGACGTGTGGCTATGGCAGCTG GAGGGCTCCTCCGTGGTGACCATGAGGGGACAGCGCCTAAGCCTGGCCCCTGATGACAGCCTCCTGGTGCCAGCAGGGACTTC GTACGTGTGGGAGCATGCAGAAGGCTCCGTGGCTCTCTCTGTGACCCAGGACCCCACCTGCAAGAAGCCCCTGCGGTGA
- the OXER1 gene encoding oxoeicosanoid receptor 1, which produces MGFQNQSWPVPLPSLPPSEPGTPVRGCAPSPSSIVPAFMAPVLALEFVLGLLGNGVALMVFCFRLRPWTSNTVLLVCLVVADFFLVANLPLRVDYYLCQETWRFGAAACQVNLFMISANRTASVIFLAAVALNRYLKVVHPHRALSQASVGTAAWVAAGLWGGILLLNCHLLLPSNAGSTCLSYQLGTNSSASDRWHELLFGLEFLLTLGLVLFAVASIRRTVRRRGLGGQAGPRRALRVLAAVVAVYAICFLPALVFGTATIAAFELGACRTFDVCAQLFHGSLAFTYLNSALDPVLYCFSSPSFLRQIRALLGLRSSAQGSSSEENSYLPPARRPDVPGHVEVVLKGKDLGSAAREGQ; this is translated from the coding sequence ATGGGATTCCAGAACCAGAGTTGGCCTGTTcccctccccagcctccctcctTCGGAGCCGGGGACCCCAGTCCGGGGCTGCGCCCCCAGCCCCTCTTCCATCGTGCCTGCCTTCATGGCGCCCGTCCTGGCCCTCGAGTTtgtcctggggctgctggggaaCGGCGTGGCCCTCATGGTCTTCTGCTTCCGCCTGCGGCCCTGGACGTCCAACACGGTGCTGCTGGTGTGCCTCGTGGTCGCCGACTTCTTCCTGGTCGCCAACCTGCCCCTCCGCGTGGACTACTACCTGTGCCAAGAGACGTGGCGCTTCGGAGCGGCGGCCTGTCAGGTCAACCTCTTCATGATCTCGGCCAACCGCACGGCCAGCGTCATCTTTCTCGCCGCCGTGGCGCTCAACCGCTACCTGAAGGTGGTGCACCCCCACCGCGCGCTGAGCCAGGCCTCGGTGGGCACCGCCGCCTGGGTGGCCGCGGGGCTCTGGGGCGGCATCCTGCTCCTCAACTGCCACCTGCTCCTGCCCTCGAACGCCGGCAGCACCTGCCTCAGCTACCAGCTGGGCACCAACTCCTCGGCCTCGGACCGCTGGCACGAGCTGCTCTTcgggctggagttcctcctgacCCTGGGGCTCGTCCTCTTCGCCGTGGCCAGCATCCGACGGACGGTGCGGCGGCGCGGCCTCGGGGGCCAGGCGGGCCCGCGCCGGGCCCTGCGCGTGCTGGCCGCGGTGGTGGCCGTCTATGCCATCTGCTTCCTGCCCGCCCTGGTCTTCGGCACGGCCACCATCGCGGCCTTCGAGCTGGGCGCCTGCCGCACCTTCGACGTGTGCGCGCAGCTCTTCCACGGCTCCCTGGCCTTCACCTACCTCAACAGCGCCCTGGACCCGGTGCTCTACTGCTTCTCCAGCCCCAGCTTCCTGCGCCAGATCCGGGCCCTGCTGGGCCTCCGCTCCAGCGCGCAGGGCTCCTCCAGCGAGGAGAACTCCTACCTGCCTCCCGCCCGGCGCCCAGACGTCCCCGGGCACGTGGAGGTGGTGTTGAAGGGGAAGGACCTGGGGTCTGCcgccagggaggggcagtga